Proteins encoded within one genomic window of Cyprinus carpio isolate SPL01 unplaced genomic scaffold, ASM1834038v1 S000006759, whole genome shotgun sequence:
- the LOC122134573 gene encoding DBH-like monooxygenase protein 2 homolog: MDILSLVLLLLSVQWSWALEDPLLPFSEHLDPEHKVQLKWGFDEIQGTILFELTVNTSGWVGFGFSPKGGMTGADIVIGGVGAKGSYFTDRHAGGNSMPVIDQKPNYKTPVSGFETDGKTVMKFQRSIEACDENDLTITTNNR; encoded by the exons ATGGACATTTTATCTCTTGTTCTGCTTCTGCTTTCAGTCCAGTGGTCCTGGGCTCTGGAAGACCCTCTTCTGCCTTTCTCTGAACACCTGGACCCCGAGCACAAGGTGCAGCTGAAGTGGGGATTTGATGAGATCCAGGGCACAATCTTGTTTGAGCTCACGGTCAACACCAGCGGCTGGGTCGGTTTTGGCTTCAGCCCCAAAGGAGGAATGACTGGAGCCGATATCGTTATTGGAGGAGTTGGAGCCAAAGGCAGTTACTTCACG GATCGTCATGCTGGGGGGAATTCAATGCCAGTGATTGACCAGAAACCGAACTACAAAACTCCTGTCTCTGGATTTGAGACTGATGGGAAAACGGTCATGAAATTTCAGAGGTCCATCGAGGCTTGTGATGAAAACGACTTAACCATCACT ACCAACAACAGATAA